The stretch of DNA ATTATCTAGGATAATAGTTAGTTAGGGCGGGTTAATTAAGGTTGTTTGAGAAATCCTATCAATTTCGGTGAACCCGCCCCTACAGGGACTTACCTCTATGTATTTACACTTCTTAATTTTTCAGGTTTTCTAACCCTTGGGTCACTTTAGCAGACTCAATGCGATCGCCTTGTTTAATTTGATCGACAACATCCATCCCATCCGTAACATAACCAAAAACGGCATAACTACCATCGAGAAAGGCTAAATCCGCCAACGCAAAATAGAATTGAGAGGAAGCGGAATCTGGGAATTGAGAACGGGCCATTGCCACTGCCCCGCGAGTGTGGGATAAAACGGGTGCTGCTTTAATGCGAGCGCTTTCCAACGTTTTACTATAAATAGGCTGTTCTGCCCCTTTGGGCTTAATTTCTAAGGGGATCATCCGTTCTTTAGAAGTAGCCGGATCAATAAATCCGCCCGTACCTAATCTAGCACTAGGAAATTTAGGATCTTTACTTTGAGGATCGCCGCCTTGAACAACGAAGGGTTGGGGGTCACGGACAACCCGATGAAAAGCCAGACCATCATAAACCCCTTTATTAACAAGATCGACAAAGTTTCCGGCGGTAATCGGGGCATTAGTCCCATCAATTTCAATCGTAATCGGCGATCCGTTGACCGTCATTACTACCGTTGCTTTTCCGTTTAATTGGGGTGAATTTGCCATAGGTTGAGTTAAAGTTGGAGAACTAGGAGGAACGGTCGGATCAGCAGAGAGATTATCTTGAGTTTGGGTTTCGGCGGAAGTTGTATTAGAACCACAGCCAGCAACGATTAACACACAAATGAGAAGTAAGGGTAAAAACCAGTGCTGTGTGTTGAATTTTTTCATCTTCAGTTTCAATTTTTTTGTGCAGTCGGATATCCTAAAGCCCTTCTAAGGGGACTTGTAAAAATTTAGCTAATTCTGCCCCTTGGTTTTCCACATCAGACAGTGGTAGAGGTTGGCCGACACGGGTTAAGGGGATTTCCCGACGGTCTTTAAGTTTGAGATACAAAGCTCGACGGGGGTTGAGACCATCTTTGATATCTACCCGAACCGATTGAACCTGATTGATGTTGCAATTGAATTCAACTTTGCGGTTTTTGCCCGGAAAACCCCATCGGAAAATATTAACTTTCCCCGTTTCCCGATTAAATTCATTGTATCCGCCGCCTAAGTCCCCCAGAATCACTAACCATAAATATAAAGCTAGTAACAAAGCTGCGGCTCCATATAGACCCATGACAATACCTTGAGGGATAAAAATCAGTTGGGTCGGATCGGCGAAGGGTAAAAGATTAACTTTCAAATAGCTAGAAATACCGGATAAGAGAAAACCGGTGCCACCAATCGTGATCACACTGGCCCACCAGTAGTTACTGAAGCGACGGGAACCCGTAACTTTCTTATAAAGGATTTGACTCGTTGTGGTCTTTGTTTGGGTACTCATGAAACTCAGAATGTGAATCTTTACAGTCAACACCTTTGCAAAAATTGTTAACTGTAATATATAGTTATGTTAACTTGCTTAACAGTCTACCGCTAAATGTCCCCCGGTTAAACGAGGGCAATAAACTGTAGGTTGAAAGCATCCGACCAATTGCTGAACAGTTTGTCCTGCAAGGGAAAGAAACTGTTTTGTCAGACCTTCGGCCGAACTCAGTTCGGATTTGTTTCTACAAAAGGTCAAACCAGTGAAACGGTCAACCCCAGCAAAAATCGGGATACCGATTGATTGCGGGGTACTTCACAAAGGATAATGTTTTAGATAACCCAAGAGGATCGTTCTGAAATGACTATAGCAGTCGAACGGCCGCAAGTTGAGAGAGGATGGTTTGACGTCCTCGATGACTGGCTAAAACGCGATCGCTTCGTCTTCGTGGGTTGGTCAGGAGTTCTGTTGTTCCCCTGTGCTTACCTAGCTCTTGGTGGCTGGTTAACCGGAACAACCTTTGTGACTTCCTGGTACACCCACGGTTTAGCAAGCTCTTATTTAGAAGGCTGTAACTTCTTAACAGCCGCCGTTAGTACCCCCGCCAACAGCTTAGGACATTCCTTGCTGTTTCTCTGGGGGCCTGAAGCTCAGTGGGACTTTACCCGTTGGTGTCAACTGGGCGGTCTGTGGACATTTGTAGCTCTACACGGTGCTTTCGCGCTGATCGGCTTTTGTCTGCGTCAGTTGGAAATTGCTCGTTTAGTGGGCATTCGTCCTTACAACGCCATTGCCTTTACTGGGCCGATTGCGGTATTTGTCAGTGTGTTTCTGATGTACCCCTTGGGTCAGTCGGGCTGGTTCTTTGGCCCTAGCTTTGGGGTGGCGGGGATCTTCCGTTTCATCCTGTTCCTGCAAGGCTTCCATAACTGGACGCTGAACCCCTTCCACATGATGGGAGTGGCTGGAATTCTGGGTGGTGCGCTGTTGTGCGCCATTCACGGAGCGACGGTAGAAAATACCCTGTTTGAAGATGGCGACAAAGCCAATACCTTCCGGGCTTTTGAACCGACTCAATCGGAAGAAACCTATTCGATGGTGACCGCCAACCGTTTTTGGTCACAAATTTTCGGGATTGCTTTTTCTAACAAACGTTGGTTACACTTCTTCATGTTATTCGTGCCTGTCACGGGTCTGTGGATGAGTTCTATCGGCATTGTTGGTTTGGCTCTAAACCTACGCGCTTATGATTTCGTCTCCCAAGAATTACGGGCAGCCGAAGATCCTGAATTTGAAACGTTCTATACCAAGAACATTCTGTTAAATGAAGGTCTGCGGGCTTGGATGGCGCCTTCGGATCAACCCCACGAAAACTTTATTTTCCCTGAGGAGGTATTACCGCGTGGTAACGCTCTCTAATACTTCTTATATCGGCGGCCGTGACCAAGATTCCACTGGATTTGCTTGGTGGGCGGGTAACGCTCGTCTGATTAATTTGTCTGGTAAATTGCTGGGCGCACACGTTGCTCACGCTGGTTTGATCGTGTTCTGGGCTGGGGCAATGACCCTATTTGAAGTGGCTCACTTCATTCCTGAAAAGCCCATGTATGAACAAGGCGCGATCCTGATCCCCCACATGGCGACCCTCGGATGGGGTGTTGGCCCTGGTGGTGAAGTGATTGATGTCTTCCCCTATTTTGTGATTGGGGTTCTGCACTTAATCTCCTCTGCGGTTCTGGGTTTAGGCGGCATCTATCACGCCGTTCGTGGGCCTGAAGTCTTAGAAGAATATTCTTCCTTCTTTGGCTACGACTGGAAAGACAAAAACCAAATGACCAATATTATCGGGTATCACCTGATTCTGTTAGGTCTGGGTGCTTTCCTGCTCGTGTTCAAAGCCATGTCCTTTGGCGGTGTCTATGACACTTGGGCACCCGGTGGTGGTGATGTTCGCATCATTACCAACCCTACCCTCAACCCAGGAGCGATCTTTGGTTATCTAACTAAAGCTCCCTTTGGTGGAGAAGGTTGGATCATCGGTGTTGACAACATGGAAGACATCATCGGTGGTCACATCTGGATTGGTCTGATCTGCATTGCTGGCGGTATCTGGCACATCCTCACCAAACCGTTTGGTTGGGCGCGTCGGGCTTTCATCTGGTCTGGAGAAGCTTATCTGTCCTACAGTTTAGGCGCTCTGTCCCTGATGGGCTTTATCGCCGCTTCTTATGTTTGGTTCAATAACACCGCTTATCCGAGCGAGTTCTACGGCCCCACAAACGCTGAATCTTCTCAGGCTCAGTCCTTTGTGTTCTTAGTCCGTGACCAAAAACTCGGTGCAAATATCGGTTCGGCTCAAGGCCCGACAGGTCTGGGTAAATACCTGATGCGTTCTCCGACGGGAGAAATCATCTTTGGTGGTGAAACCATGCGCTTCTGGGATTTCCGTGGCCCTTGGTTAGAGCCACTGCGGGGCCCCAACGGTCTTGATCTCAACAAACTGAAAAACGATATCCAACCTTGGCAAATTCGTCGCGCTTCTGAGTACATGACTCACGCTCCTAACGGTTCTATTAACTCCGTGGGCGGGATCATTACCGAAGCTCAAGGGTTTAACTATGTTAACCCCCGTGCTTGGTTGGCTGGTTTCCACTTCATCGTGGGCTTCTTCTTCTTGGTTGGTCACTTATGGCACGCAGGTCGCGCTCGTGCTGCGGTGGCTGGTTTTGAGAAAGGCATTGACCGGGAATCGGAAGCTGTACTTTCTATGCCTAGCTTAGACTAAGGTTTAACTTTGGCTCTGATTAAAGCTTAGATTGTTAATTAAACACCCTGCCTGATTTTTCAGGTGGGGTTTTTTATATCAGAAAGCGCGAGATCTATCTAAGCAGGTTGACAAAAGCGACCTGTAACTCGCTCATATTCATCTTCTAGTAACCACATTTGGCTTTCTTCGTAAGTCTCGCTAGTAAAAATAGTTTTATAGTTTTGTGCAGGATTTTGAATAGAGAATTTACCCGACTGTTCTTTAATTAACATCAAAATATAAGGGGGAGAAAGCCAAGGATCAACCCAGATTTCCGCAAACTCCCATTCTAGTTCTAAATTCATAGCAGGGGGTTATAAAATTTTGAAAGGATTGACGATTTTTAGACCATCAATAGCTGAGTACCCAAAATCCTCCGTATAGAGAGTTTGAACATTCGCTTCCAAGCAGGCTGCAACCACCATTGAATCCCAGTGAGACAAACTAAAACGACCCATTAAGTCCTCAGCACGATCAATCACAGCCCAAGTTGGCAAGGCTGTGTACCAAACCTGTTGTAAGTCTCGAATATATTGATAGGCTTGCCCTCTGTTATACCCTAGAGGCTCTAGCTTACGACTGGCAGCCA from Planktothrix serta PCC 8927 encodes:
- a CDS encoding peptidylprolyl isomerase, with the protein product MANSPQLNGKATVVMTVNGSPITIEIDGTNAPITAGNFVDLVNKGVYDGLAFHRVVRDPQPFVVQGGDPQSKDPKFPSARLGTGGFIDPATSKERMIPLEIKPKGAEQPIYSKTLESARIKAAPVLSHTRGAVAMARSQFPDSASSQFYFALADLAFLDGSYAVFGYVTDGMDVVDQIKQGDRIESAKVTQGLENLKN
- a CDS encoding photosystem I assembly protein Ycf4, yielding MSTQTKTTTSQILYKKVTGSRRFSNYWWASVITIGGTGFLLSGISSYLKVNLLPFADPTQLIFIPQGIVMGLYGAAALLLALYLWLVILGDLGGGYNEFNRETGKVNIFRWGFPGKNRKVEFNCNINQVQSVRVDIKDGLNPRRALYLKLKDRREIPLTRVGQPLPLSDVENQGAELAKFLQVPLEGL
- the psbD gene encoding photosystem II D2 protein (photosystem q(a) protein) yields the protein MTIAVERPQVERGWFDVLDDWLKRDRFVFVGWSGVLLFPCAYLALGGWLTGTTFVTSWYTHGLASSYLEGCNFLTAAVSTPANSLGHSLLFLWGPEAQWDFTRWCQLGGLWTFVALHGAFALIGFCLRQLEIARLVGIRPYNAIAFTGPIAVFVSVFLMYPLGQSGWFFGPSFGVAGIFRFILFLQGFHNWTLNPFHMMGVAGILGGALLCAIHGATVENTLFEDGDKANTFRAFEPTQSEETYSMVTANRFWSQIFGIAFSNKRWLHFFMLFVPVTGLWMSSIGIVGLALNLRAYDFVSQELRAAEDPEFETFYTKNILLNEGLRAWMAPSDQPHENFIFPEEVLPRGNAL
- the psbC gene encoding photosystem II reaction center protein CP43, which encodes MVTLSNTSYIGGRDQDSTGFAWWAGNARLINLSGKLLGAHVAHAGLIVFWAGAMTLFEVAHFIPEKPMYEQGAILIPHMATLGWGVGPGGEVIDVFPYFVIGVLHLISSAVLGLGGIYHAVRGPEVLEEYSSFFGYDWKDKNQMTNIIGYHLILLGLGAFLLVFKAMSFGGVYDTWAPGGGDVRIITNPTLNPGAIFGYLTKAPFGGEGWIIGVDNMEDIIGGHIWIGLICIAGGIWHILTKPFGWARRAFIWSGEAYLSYSLGALSLMGFIAASYVWFNNTAYPSEFYGPTNAESSQAQSFVFLVRDQKLGANIGSAQGPTGLGKYLMRSPTGEIIFGGETMRFWDFRGPWLEPLRGPNGLDLNKLKNDIQPWQIRRASEYMTHAPNGSINSVGGIITEAQGFNYVNPRAWLAGFHFIVGFFFLVGHLWHAGRARAAVAGFEKGIDRESEAVLSMPSLD
- a CDS encoding PIN domain-containing protein, with protein sequence MNAVDTNILIYVNDPRDPDKQAIAVSLVSSLTNGVLIWQVACEYLAASRKLEPLGYNRGQAYQYIRDLQQVWYTALPTWAVIDRAEDLMGRFSLSHWDSMVVAACLEANVQTLYTEDFGYSAIDGLKIVNPFKIL